One region of Micromonospora ureilytica genomic DNA includes:
- a CDS encoding gluconeogenesis factor YvcK family protein encodes MTARRVVAFGGGHGLSASLRALRHCAPELDLDITAVVTVGDDGGSSGRLRAERGGLPPGDLRQALVALAGDHPATRRSAGLFQHRFAAVPVGVPRSGATDRSPAAGDDPDRDGAAPRGTDGASAGTDGLTGHAVGNLVLCGLMELLGDPVAALEHAGAMLGAVGRVLPMSRQPVGIEARVRGVDPAAPDEVRTVSGQHQVAVTTGRVESLRLTPSAPPACAEAIEAIRAADWLIFGPGSWYTSVLPHLLVPQLADAIVSTSARRLVTLNLAAEKETLGLSVADHLAALHWYLPELKVDLVLADAKAVGDPEPVERAAESLGARLVLAPVAVVDGTPRHDPAALGAALVPVLGADR; translated from the coding sequence ATGACGGCCCGGCGGGTGGTGGCGTTCGGCGGCGGGCACGGGCTGTCCGCCTCGTTGCGGGCGCTGCGCCACTGCGCTCCCGAACTCGACCTCGACATCACAGCGGTGGTGACTGTGGGTGACGACGGCGGCTCCAGTGGTCGGCTGCGGGCCGAGCGGGGTGGCCTGCCGCCGGGAGATCTGCGCCAGGCGCTTGTGGCGTTGGCCGGGGATCACCCGGCCACCCGGCGCAGCGCCGGGCTGTTCCAGCACCGCTTCGCCGCCGTACCGGTGGGCGTACCCCGATCGGGGGCGACCGACAGGAGCCCGGCGGCGGGCGACGACCCGGACCGGGACGGCGCGGCCCCGCGCGGCACCGACGGGGCGTCGGCCGGCACCGACGGTCTGACCGGGCACGCGGTGGGCAACCTGGTGCTCTGCGGCCTCATGGAGCTGCTCGGCGACCCGGTGGCCGCGCTGGAGCACGCCGGCGCGATGCTCGGCGCCGTCGGCCGGGTGTTGCCGATGTCCCGCCAACCGGTCGGCATCGAGGCTCGGGTACGCGGCGTCGACCCGGCCGCCCCCGACGAGGTGCGTACGGTGAGTGGCCAGCACCAGGTGGCCGTCACGACCGGGCGGGTCGAGTCGCTGCGGCTCACCCCGAGCGCCCCACCGGCCTGTGCCGAGGCCATCGAGGCGATCCGGGCAGCCGATTGGTTGATCTTCGGGCCGGGCAGCTGGTACACGAGTGTGCTTCCGCACCTGCTGGTGCCGCAGTTGGCCGACGCGATCGTGTCCACCTCGGCGCGGCGGTTGGTCACGCTGAACCTCGCCGCGGAGAAGGAAACCCTCGGGCTTTCGGTCGCCGACCATCTCGCGGCCCTGCACTGGTACCTGCCCGAGCTCAAGGTGGATCTTGTGCTCGCCGATGCCAAGGCGGTGGGTGACCCCGAACCGGTCGAACGTGCGGCAGAATCGCTGGGTGCCCGCCTGGTCCTCGCCCCCGTCGCCGTTGTCGACGGGACTCCCCGCCATGATCCGGCTGCCCTGGGCGCCGCGCTGGTGCCTGTACTGGGTGCCGATCGTTAG
- the whiA gene encoding DNA-binding protein WhiA — MAMTAAVKDELSRVDVPKPCCRRAEMAALLRFAGGLHIVSGRVVVEAELDTGAVARRLRREIAEVYGYPSEIHVLASGGLRKGSHFIVRVVKDGEALARQTGLLDVRGRPVRGLPPHVVAANVCCAVSAWRGAFMAHGSLTEPGRSSALEITCPGPESALALVGAARRIGITAKNREVRGVDRVVVKDGDAIAALLTRIGAHSSVLAWEERRVRREVRATANRLANFDDANLRRSARAAVAAAARVTRALEILADEAPNHLTDAGRLRLEHRQASLEELGALADPPLTKDAIAGRIRRLLALADKRARDLGIPDTEAAVTPDMLVV; from the coding sequence ATGGCGATGACGGCCGCGGTCAAGGACGAGCTGAGTCGGGTCGACGTGCCCAAGCCCTGCTGCCGACGGGCGGAGATGGCCGCTTTGCTGCGCTTCGCCGGCGGGCTGCACATCGTCTCCGGCCGGGTGGTGGTGGAGGCTGAACTGGACACCGGGGCGGTGGCCCGGCGGCTGCGCCGAGAGATCGCCGAGGTCTACGGCTACCCCAGCGAGATCCACGTGCTGGCCTCCGGAGGGCTGCGCAAGGGCAGCCATTTCATCGTGCGGGTGGTCAAGGACGGCGAGGCCCTCGCGCGGCAGACCGGCCTGCTCGACGTGCGGGGTCGCCCGGTGCGAGGGCTGCCCCCGCACGTGGTGGCGGCGAACGTCTGCTGCGCGGTCTCCGCGTGGCGGGGCGCGTTCATGGCCCACGGCTCGCTCACCGAGCCCGGCCGCTCCAGCGCGCTGGAGATCACCTGCCCGGGGCCGGAGTCGGCGTTGGCGCTGGTCGGCGCGGCCCGCCGCATCGGCATCACCGCGAAGAACCGCGAGGTACGCGGGGTGGACCGGGTGGTCGTCAAGGACGGTGACGCGATCGCCGCGCTGCTCACCCGGATCGGCGCGCACTCGAGCGTGCTGGCCTGGGAGGAGCGTCGGGTACGCCGCGAGGTGCGGGCCACCGCCAACCGGCTCGCCAACTTCGACGACGCCAACCTGCGCCGTTCGGCGCGGGCGGCGGTCGCCGCCGCCGCCCGGGTCACCCGCGCGCTGGAGATCCTCGCCGACGAGGCGCCCAACCACCTGACCGACGCCGGGCGGCTGCGCCTGGAGCACCGGCAGGCGTCGCTGGAGGAGTTGGGGGCCCTGGCCGACCCCCCGCTGACCAAGGACGCCATCGCGGGGCGGATCCGCCGGCTCCTGGCGCTGGCCGACAAGCGGGCCCGCGACCTCGGCATCCCGGATACGGAAGCAGCCGTCACGCCCGACATGCTCGTGGTCTGA
- the gap gene encoding type I glyceraldehyde-3-phosphate dehydrogenase: MTTRVGINGFGRIGRNFFRAVLASDADIEIVAVNDLTDNATLAHLLKYDSILGRLPYEVKATADEITVGGKTMKAYAEKDPSKLPWGELGADVVIESTGFFTDATKAKAHVDGGAKKVIISAPAKNEDVTVVMGVNHDTYDPAKHTIISNASCTTNCLAPMAKVLHDTFGIQHGLMTTIHAYTQDQNLQDAPHSDLRRARAAALNIVPTSTGAAKAIGLVLPDLKGKLDGYALRVPIPTGSVTDLTVNVGRETTVDEVNAALKAAADGPLKGILVYNEDPIVSTDIVTDPASCIFDAPLTKVVGNQVKVVGWYDNEWGYSNRLVDLVKLVGSSL; encoded by the coding sequence GTGACCACCCGGGTTGGCATCAACGGCTTTGGCCGAATCGGCCGTAACTTCTTCCGGGCAGTGCTGGCGTCTGACGCCGACATCGAGATCGTGGCGGTGAACGACCTGACCGACAACGCCACGCTCGCCCACCTGCTCAAGTACGACAGCATCCTCGGTCGCCTGCCCTACGAGGTCAAGGCCACCGCCGACGAGATCACCGTCGGTGGCAAGACCATGAAGGCGTACGCCGAGAAGGACCCGTCGAAGCTGCCGTGGGGCGAGCTCGGCGCCGACGTCGTCATCGAGTCGACCGGCTTCTTCACCGACGCCACCAAGGCCAAGGCGCACGTCGACGGCGGGGCCAAGAAGGTCATCATCTCCGCCCCGGCGAAGAACGAGGACGTCACCGTCGTCATGGGTGTCAACCACGACACCTACGACCCGGCGAAGCACACCATCATCTCCAACGCCTCGTGCACCACCAACTGCCTCGCCCCGATGGCGAAGGTCCTGCACGACACGTTCGGCATCCAGCACGGTCTGATGACGACGATCCACGCGTACACCCAGGACCAGAACCTTCAGGACGCGCCGCACTCGGATCTGCGTCGGGCCCGGGCCGCCGCGCTGAACATCGTGCCGACCTCGACCGGCGCCGCCAAGGCGATCGGCCTGGTCCTGCCGGACCTCAAGGGCAAGCTCGACGGGTACGCCCTGCGGGTGCCGATCCCGACCGGCTCGGTCACCGACCTCACCGTCAACGTGGGTCGTGAGACCACCGTGGACGAGGTAAACGCCGCGCTGAAGGCCGCCGCGGACGGCCCGCTCAAGGGCATCCTGGTCTACAACGAGGACCCGATCGTCTCCACCGACATCGTGACCGACCCGGCGTCGTGCATCTTCGACGCGCCGCTGACCAAGGTCGTCGGCAACCAGGTCAAGGTCGTCGGCTGGTACGACAACGAGTGGGGCTACTCCAACCGGCTGGTCGACCTGGTCAAGTTGGTCGGTTCGTCGCTGTGA
- a CDS encoding phosphoglycerate kinase, with protein MSALRTLDDLLAEGVSGRRVLVRADLNVPLDKQTGAITDDGRIRAVLPTLGALVEAGAKVVVCSHLGRPKGAPDPQFSLGPVAGRLGELLGAPVHFATDTVGDSARSTVAGLADGQVALLENLRFNAGETSKDEAERGAFADQLAAFGDAYVDDAFGAVHRKHASVFDVPARLPHVAGRLVLREVEVLSKLTADPARPYVVVLGGSKVSDKLAVIEALLPTVDRLLIGGGMCFTFLKAQGLEVGTSLLEKDMVETCRNLLERSGGKIMLPVDVVVADAFAPDAAHDTVRVDGIPSHRLGLDVGPDTVAGFSAALSQAKTIFWNGPMGVFEMPAFAAGTRGIAEAITKADAFSVVGGGDSAAAVRALGLDESSFGHISTGGGASLEYLEGKTLPGIAALEN; from the coding sequence GTGAGTGCCCTCCGGACCCTCGACGACCTGCTCGCCGAGGGGGTGTCGGGTCGGCGCGTGCTGGTGCGCGCCGACCTGAACGTCCCACTCGACAAGCAGACCGGTGCCATCACTGATGACGGCCGGATCCGCGCGGTGCTGCCGACCCTCGGCGCGCTGGTCGAGGCCGGCGCGAAGGTGGTCGTCTGCTCGCACCTGGGCCGCCCGAAGGGCGCTCCGGACCCGCAGTTCAGCCTGGGCCCGGTCGCCGGGCGGCTCGGTGAGCTGCTCGGCGCGCCTGTGCACTTCGCCACCGACACCGTTGGTGATTCCGCCCGCTCCACCGTGGCCGGCCTGGCCGACGGCCAGGTCGCCCTCCTGGAGAACCTGCGCTTCAACGCCGGTGAGACCAGCAAGGACGAGGCCGAGCGCGGTGCCTTCGCCGACCAGCTCGCCGCGTTCGGCGACGCGTACGTGGACGACGCGTTCGGTGCCGTGCACCGCAAGCACGCCAGCGTCTTCGACGTGCCGGCCCGGTTGCCGCACGTCGCGGGCCGGCTGGTGCTGCGTGAGGTCGAGGTCCTCTCCAAGCTCACCGCTGACCCGGCGCGCCCGTACGTGGTGGTGCTCGGTGGGTCGAAGGTGTCCGACAAGCTCGCCGTGATCGAGGCTCTGCTGCCCACTGTCGACCGGCTGCTCATCGGTGGCGGGATGTGCTTCACCTTCCTCAAGGCCCAGGGCCTGGAGGTGGGCACCTCGCTGCTGGAGAAGGACATGGTCGAGACCTGCCGTAACCTGCTGGAGCGGTCCGGCGGCAAGATCATGCTCCCGGTCGACGTGGTGGTCGCGGACGCGTTCGCTCCGGACGCGGCGCACGACACGGTCCGGGTCGACGGCATCCCGAGCCACCGGCTCGGCCTGGATGTCGGTCCGGACACGGTGGCCGGCTTCAGCGCCGCGCTGTCCCAGGCGAAGACGATCTTCTGGAACGGCCCGATGGGCGTGTTCGAGATGCCGGCGTTCGCGGCGGGCACCCGGGGGATCGCCGAGGCGATCACCAAGGCCGACGCGTTCAGCGTCGTCGGCGGCGGCGACAGTGCGGCGGCCGTCCGTGCCCTGGGTCTGGACGAATCGTCCTTCGGGCACATCTCCACCGGTGGTGGCGCCTCCCTGGAATACCTTGAGGGCAAGACCCTCCCCGGCATCGCGGCCCTGGAGAACTGA
- the tpiA gene encoding triose-phosphate isomerase: MSSTTRRPLMAGNWKMNLNHLEANLLVQKLAASLTEKQLTAVETVVLPPFTDLRTVQTAVDGDKLLIGYGAQDLSPHASGAYTGDISGPMLAKLGCTYVVVGHSERRAYHNEDDALVNAKVKAALTHGLTPILCVGEGLDIREQGTHVAHCSDQLDGGLAGLTAEQVRQVVIAYEPVWAIGTGKTATPDDAQEVCGAVRQRLAERFDQETADQVRVLYGGSVKASNIASIMGQADVDGGLVGGASLDAEEFAQICRFPEHLAR; encoded by the coding sequence ATGTCGAGCACGACCCGCCGGCCGTTGATGGCCGGCAACTGGAAGATGAACCTCAACCACCTCGAGGCCAACCTGCTGGTGCAGAAGCTGGCGGCGAGCCTCACCGAGAAGCAGCTCACCGCCGTCGAGACTGTCGTGTTGCCGCCCTTCACCGACCTGCGGACCGTGCAGACCGCGGTGGACGGCGACAAGCTGCTCATCGGCTACGGCGCGCAGGACCTCTCCCCGCACGCGTCCGGCGCGTACACCGGGGACATCTCCGGGCCGATGCTGGCGAAGCTCGGCTGCACGTACGTGGTGGTCGGGCACTCCGAGCGGCGGGCCTACCACAACGAGGACGACGCGCTGGTCAACGCCAAGGTCAAGGCGGCGCTGACGCACGGCCTGACGCCGATCCTCTGCGTGGGGGAGGGGCTGGACATCCGCGAGCAGGGCACCCATGTGGCGCACTGCTCCGACCAGCTCGACGGGGGCCTCGCCGGGCTCACCGCCGAGCAGGTGCGGCAGGTCGTGATCGCGTACGAGCCGGTCTGGGCGATCGGCACGGGCAAGACCGCGACCCCGGACGACGCCCAGGAGGTCTGTGGGGCGGTGCGTCAGCGGCTGGCGGAACGCTTCGACCAGGAGACCGCCGACCAGGTTCGGGTCCTCTACGGCGGCTCGGTCAAGGCGTCCAACATCGCCTCGATCATGGGCCAGGCGGACGTGGACGGGGGCCTGGTGGGGGGCGCCAGCCTGGACGCGGAGGAATTCGCTCAGATCTGCCGGTTCCCGGAGCACCTCGCCCGCTGA
- the secG gene encoding preprotein translocase subunit SecG: protein MPIWFAYTLIVLLVITSILLTMLILLHRGKGGGLSSMFGGGVSSSLAGSSVAEKNLDRYTVLVSVVWFAAIVGLGLWLRLQMNSGA from the coding sequence ATGCCGATCTGGTTCGCATACACGTTGATCGTGTTGCTGGTCATCACGAGCATTCTGCTCACCATGCTGATCTTGCTGCACCGCGGCAAGGGCGGCGGTCTGTCGAGCATGTTCGGCGGTGGCGTCAGCTCCAGCCTCGCCGGCTCCTCGGTCGCGGAGAAAAACCTGGACCGTTACACCGTTCTGGTGAGCGTCGTCTGGTTCGCCGCGATCGTCGGGCTCGGGCTCTGGCTGCGCCTCCAAATGAACAGCGGCGCCTGA
- a CDS encoding RNA polymerase-binding protein RbpA, protein MPSGNVIRGARVGSAPMRPDERHQPAPRQDVTYWCRNDHRVDIRIAADVEPPPLWDCPRCGLPAGRDAENPPGRVRAEPYKSHLAYVKERRTAEEGEALLAEALAALRRRRGE, encoded by the coding sequence GTGCCGAGTGGCAACGTTATCCGGGGAGCCCGGGTCGGGTCCGCACCCATGCGCCCGGACGAGCGGCACCAACCCGCCCCCCGACAGGACGTCACCTACTGGTGCCGTAACGACCACCGGGTCGACATCCGGATCGCCGCGGACGTCGAGCCGCCACCCCTGTGGGACTGCCCCCGCTGCGGCCTGCCCGCCGGCCGGGACGCCGAGAACCCGCCGGGCCGGGTCCGCGCCGAACCGTACAAGAGCCACCTGGCGTACGTGAAGGAGCGGCGCACCGCCGAGGAGGGGGAGGCTCTGCTCGCCGAGGCGCTCGCCGCACTACGCCGTCGACGCGGCGAGTAG
- the pgl gene encoding 6-phosphogluconolactonase produces MSEASVAVHADADLLAQAVAARLLVKLLDAQADRGEASVVLTGGRVAAAVYRAVATLPARDAVDWSRVDVWWGDERFLPAGDPDRNETQARAALLDAVPLDPARVHAMPASDGPAGNDPEAAAAAYADELARAARPGHATLPHFDVLMLGVGEDGHVASVFPEHPVGYETRPVSAVRGSPKPPPTRTTLTLPAINTAEEVWLVAAGADKARAVGMALAGAGPVQLPAAGVRGVGRTRWLLDRTAAADVPARLRSLR; encoded by the coding sequence ATGAGTGAGGCGAGTGTCGCCGTCCACGCCGACGCCGACCTGTTGGCGCAGGCCGTGGCAGCCCGGTTGCTGGTGAAGCTGCTCGACGCCCAGGCCGATCGGGGCGAAGCCTCGGTGGTGCTCACCGGAGGGCGGGTCGCCGCGGCCGTGTACCGGGCGGTGGCGACGCTGCCGGCCCGCGACGCGGTGGACTGGTCCCGGGTCGACGTGTGGTGGGGCGACGAACGGTTCCTGCCCGCCGGGGATCCGGACCGCAACGAGACCCAGGCCCGCGCCGCCCTCCTGGACGCGGTGCCGCTGGACCCGGCCCGGGTGCACGCGATGCCAGCCTCGGACGGCCCGGCCGGCAACGACCCCGAGGCGGCGGCCGCCGCGTACGCGGACGAGTTGGCACGCGCCGCCCGGCCCGGGCACGCCACACTGCCGCACTTCGACGTGCTGATGCTGGGCGTCGGCGAGGACGGCCACGTGGCGTCGGTCTTCCCCGAGCACCCGGTCGGCTACGAGACCAGGCCGGTCAGCGCGGTGCGGGGCAGCCCCAAGCCGCCGCCGACGCGGACCACCCTCACCCTGCCGGCGATCAACACCGCCGAGGAGGTCTGGCTGGTGGCCGCCGGCGCCGACAAGGCTCGCGCGGTGGGTATGGCGTTGGCCGGCGCCGGGCCGGTGCAGTTGCCGGCCGCCGGTGTGCGCGGCGTGGGCCGCACCCGCTGGCTGTTGGACCGGACGGCGGCAGCCGACGTACCCGCCCGACTGCGCAGCCTGCGCTGA
- a CDS encoding glucose-6-phosphate dehydrogenase assembly protein OpcA — protein MIGLWDTTGNEVVKALAAERRSAGGVASGMALTLIVVVDEKRVREAEAAATIAAAAHPCRLVVVVRSEIERDRNRLDAEIVVGGRLGPCEAVVTRMYGRLSLHAESVVMPLLVPDVPVVTWWHGEPPAEIATDFLGVVADRRITDSAQAADPVEALRQRARDYAPGDTDLAWTRITPWRTLVAGAFDTTSDRVTEATIVAPPTDPTAALMAGWLSSRLGITPRRVDSNEFPRMREVQLSCANGDQLTLTREDSMAVFRRTGQDDRALPLVRRPLGDELAEELRRLDADQVYAEALGATAGLRGLDQRPPQRVHVWKDPATAQRAEAGVTAHTGTSGEG, from the coding sequence ATGATCGGGCTGTGGGACACCACCGGCAACGAGGTGGTCAAGGCGCTCGCCGCCGAGCGGCGCAGCGCCGGTGGGGTCGCCAGCGGCATGGCGCTCACCCTCATCGTGGTCGTGGACGAGAAGCGGGTCCGGGAGGCGGAGGCGGCGGCGACGATCGCCGCGGCCGCCCACCCGTGCCGGCTCGTGGTGGTGGTGCGCTCGGAGATCGAACGGGACCGCAACCGCCTGGACGCGGAGATCGTCGTCGGTGGGCGGCTCGGCCCGTGCGAGGCGGTGGTCACCCGGATGTACGGCCGGCTGTCCCTGCACGCCGAGTCGGTGGTGATGCCGCTGCTCGTTCCCGACGTGCCGGTGGTCACCTGGTGGCACGGCGAGCCGCCGGCGGAGATCGCCACCGACTTCCTCGGGGTGGTGGCCGACCGGAGGATCACCGACTCCGCGCAGGCCGCCGACCCGGTGGAGGCGCTGCGGCAGCGTGCCCGGGACTACGCCCCTGGCGACACCGACCTGGCGTGGACCCGGATCACCCCGTGGCGCACCCTGGTCGCCGGGGCGTTCGACACCACGAGCGACCGGGTCACCGAGGCGACAATCGTCGCGCCGCCGACCGACCCGACGGCGGCGCTGATGGCGGGTTGGCTGTCCAGCCGGCTCGGCATCACCCCACGCCGGGTGGACAGCAACGAGTTCCCTCGGATGCGGGAGGTGCAGCTCAGCTGCGCCAACGGCGACCAGCTGACGCTGACCCGCGAGGACAGCATGGCCGTGTTCCGGCGGACCGGCCAGGACGACCGGGCCCTGCCGCTGGTCCGTCGCCCGCTCGGCGACGAGCTGGCCGAGGAGCTACGGCGTCTGGACGCCGACCAGGTGTACGCGGAGGCGTTGGGTGCGACGGCGGGGCTGCGAGGGCTGGACCAGCGCCCTCCGCAGCGAGTCCACGTCTGGAAGGATCCGGCCACCGCGCAGCGCGCCGAGGCCGGGGTCACCGCGCACACTGGCACGAGCGGCGAGGGCTGA
- the zwf gene encoding glucose-6-phosphate dehydrogenase, which produces MDDVSEADRGGGGSVNPLRDPQDRRLPRIPEPCALVIFGVTGDLARKKLLPAVYDLANRGLLPPGFVVLGFARRDWGDGDFETLACEAARKHARTPWRDEVWARLAGNIKFVGGSFDDDAAFDQLASTLDDLRQTHGITGNAAFYFSIPPAAFPVVLKQLARTGMADNDKSGGWRRVVVEKPFGNDLPSAKALNDLVDDVFTRQDVFRIDHYLGKETVQNILALRFANNLFEPLWNSKYVDSVQITMAEDVGIGTRAGFYDTVGTARDVLQNHLLQLLALVAMEEPTSFDADEIRTEKLKVLKAITLPKDVTRDTVRGQYLPGWVGGERAVGYLDERDVPTDSTTETYVAVRLGIQNRRWAEVPFYIRAGKRLPRRVTEVAIMFKKAPHLPFNDADMESLGNNQLVIRVQPDEGVVLKFGSKVPGTTMEVRDIAMDFQYGEAFTESSPEAYERLVLDVLIGDRTLFPDAAEVEQSWQVIDPLEHAWEGTTPEPYRAGEWGPRASDEMLAREGRAWRRA; this is translated from the coding sequence ATGGACGACGTGAGTGAAGCGGATCGAGGAGGTGGTGGCTCGGTGAACCCGCTGCGCGACCCGCAGGACCGCCGGTTGCCCCGGATCCCCGAGCCCTGCGCTCTGGTGATCTTCGGGGTGACCGGGGACCTGGCCCGCAAGAAGCTGCTCCCCGCGGTCTACGACCTGGCCAACCGGGGGCTGCTGCCGCCGGGCTTCGTGGTGCTCGGCTTCGCGCGCCGCGACTGGGGCGACGGCGACTTCGAGACGTTGGCCTGCGAGGCTGCTCGCAAGCACGCCCGCACCCCGTGGCGGGACGAGGTGTGGGCGCGGCTGGCCGGCAACATCAAGTTCGTCGGTGGGTCGTTCGACGACGACGCCGCCTTCGACCAGCTCGCCTCGACGCTTGACGATCTGCGCCAGACCCACGGCATCACCGGCAACGCGGCGTTCTACTTCTCCATCCCGCCGGCGGCGTTCCCGGTCGTGCTCAAGCAGTTGGCCCGCACCGGAATGGCCGACAACGACAAGTCCGGCGGTTGGCGCCGGGTCGTGGTGGAGAAGCCGTTCGGCAACGACCTGCCGTCGGCGAAGGCGCTCAACGACCTCGTCGACGACGTGTTCACCCGGCAGGACGTCTTCCGGATCGACCACTACCTGGGCAAGGAGACGGTTCAGAACATCCTCGCCCTGCGGTTCGCCAACAACCTGTTCGAGCCGCTGTGGAACTCCAAGTACGTCGACTCGGTGCAGATCACCATGGCGGAGGACGTCGGCATCGGCACCCGCGCCGGCTTCTACGACACCGTCGGCACCGCCCGCGACGTGTTGCAGAACCACCTCCTGCAACTTCTCGCCCTGGTGGCGATGGAGGAGCCGACCAGCTTCGACGCCGACGAGATCCGGACCGAGAAGCTGAAGGTGCTCAAGGCCATCACCCTGCCCAAGGACGTCACCCGGGACACTGTCCGCGGCCAGTACCTGCCCGGTTGGGTCGGCGGCGAACGCGCTGTCGGTTACCTGGATGAACGGGACGTCCCCACCGACTCCACCACGGAGACGTACGTGGCGGTGCGGCTGGGCATCCAGAACCGCCGCTGGGCGGAGGTGCCGTTCTACATCCGGGCCGGCAAGCGGCTGCCCCGGCGGGTCACCGAGGTCGCCATCATGTTCAAGAAGGCGCCGCACCTGCCGTTCAACGACGCCGACATGGAGTCGCTGGGCAACAACCAGCTGGTCATCCGGGTGCAGCCGGACGAGGGTGTGGTGCTCAAGTTCGGCTCGAAGGTGCCGGGCACGACCATGGAGGTCCGCGACATCGCGATGGACTTCCAGTACGGCGAGGCGTTCACCGAGTCCAGCCCCGAGGCGTACGAACGTCTGGTCCTGGACGTGCTGATCGGCGATCGCACCCTGTTCCCGGACGCGGCCGAGGTCGAGCAGAGCTGGCAGGTGATCGATCCGCTGGAGCACGCCTGGGAGGGCACCACCCCGGAGCCGTACCGGGCCGGGGAGTGGGGCCCACGGGCCTCCGACGAGATGCTGGCCCGCGAGGGCCGCGCCTGGAGAAGAGCATGA
- a CDS encoding glucose-6-phosphate isomerase yields the protein MSDLLAGPVEAAAGLAVYGADAVDKAAPASTRDALVKAGVPGKLAGKDASLWGPDAEAEAKIRLGWVDTHRRSRELLVQLAELTAELADLDHVVLAGMGGSSLAPEVITQTLGRPLTVLDTTDPGQVRAALADRLERTVVVVASKSGSTVETDSHRRAYWQAFLDAGMTEAEAGRHFVIVTDPGSPLETTAAEMGAFTVLADPNVGGRYSALTAFGLVPSALAGVEVAELLDQADALATSLGADQNNPALALGAALGAAATLARDKVALVSDGTGIDGLGDWAEQLIAESTGKAGVGILPVVVESPQSPGATGADVLTVSYGGALAPGDVPGGGAAPDVAVNGPLGAHFLAWEYATAVAGVVLGIDPFNQPNVTESKENTNKILASGLPAETPSFTEGAIEVYAPQGAPGDLAGVLRWLLDGLGDDGYLAVMAYLDRFADADAARLRPLLAQAGGRPVTFGWGPRFLHSTGQYHKGGPQVGSYLQVTGAVAEDLAVPGKPYTFGELQAAQAAGDRQALAGRERPLLRLHLTDRAAGVAQLLDAAGDLRA from the coding sequence CAAGGACGCGAGCCTGTGGGGTCCGGACGCCGAGGCCGAGGCGAAGATCCGGCTGGGCTGGGTGGACACCCACCGGCGCAGCCGCGAGCTGCTCGTGCAGTTGGCCGAGCTGACCGCGGAGCTGGCCGACCTGGATCATGTGGTGCTCGCCGGCATGGGCGGCTCGTCGCTCGCGCCCGAGGTGATCACCCAGACGTTGGGTCGCCCGCTGACCGTGCTGGACACCACCGACCCGGGCCAGGTCCGGGCGGCGCTCGCTGACCGGCTGGAGCGCACCGTCGTGGTGGTGGCCAGCAAGTCCGGCTCGACGGTGGAGACCGACAGCCACCGGCGCGCCTACTGGCAGGCGTTCCTGGACGCCGGGATGACCGAGGCGGAGGCCGGCCGGCACTTCGTCATCGTCACCGACCCGGGTTCGCCGCTGGAGACCACCGCGGCCGAGATGGGCGCGTTCACCGTGCTGGCCGACCCGAACGTCGGCGGCCGGTACTCGGCGCTGACCGCCTTCGGTCTGGTGCCGTCGGCGCTGGCCGGGGTCGAGGTCGCGGAGCTGCTCGACCAGGCGGACGCGCTCGCCACGTCGCTCGGCGCGGACCAGAACAACCCGGCGCTGGCGTTGGGTGCCGCCCTGGGCGCCGCGGCCACGCTGGCCCGGGACAAGGTCGCCCTGGTCTCCGACGGCACCGGCATCGACGGACTCGGCGACTGGGCCGAGCAGCTGATCGCCGAGTCGACAGGCAAGGCCGGGGTGGGCATCCTCCCGGTGGTCGTGGAGTCTCCGCAGAGCCCCGGCGCCACCGGCGCGGACGTGCTGACCGTCAGCTACGGCGGCGCGCTGGCCCCGGGTGACGTGCCGGGCGGCGGCGCCGCCCCGGACGTGGCCGTCAACGGCCCGCTGGGCGCGCACTTCCTGGCCTGGGAGTACGCCACCGCTGTGGCCGGCGTGGTGCTCGGCATCGACCCGTTCAACCAGCCGAACGTCACCGAGTCCAAGGAGAACACCAACAAGATCCTGGCCTCGGGCCTGCCGGCGGAGACGCCGTCGTTCACCGAGGGCGCGATCGAGGTGTACGCCCCGCAGGGCGCCCCCGGGGACCTCGCCGGCGTGCTGCGCTGGCTGCTCGACGGGCTGGGCGACGACGGTTACCTCGCGGTGATGGCGTACCTCGATCGGTTCGCCGACGCCGACGCGGCCCGACTGCGGCCGCTGCTGGCCCAGGCGGGCGGGCGGCCGGTCACCTTCGGCTGGGGTCCGCGGTTCCTGCACTCGACCGGCCAGTACCACAAGGGCGGTCCGCAGGTGGGCAGCTACCTCCAGGTGACCGGCGCGGTCGCCGAGGACCTGGCGGTGCCGGGCAAGCCGTACACCTTCGGTGAGCTGCAGGCGGCGCAGGCCGCCGGGGACCGGCAGGCCCTCGCCGGTCGGGAGCGGCCGCTGCTGCGCTTGCACCTGACCGACCGGGCCGCCGGTGTCGCCCAACTACTGGACGCGGCAGGTGATCTGCGGGCGTGA